The proteins below come from a single Staphylococcus sp. MI 10-1553 genomic window:
- a CDS encoding class I SAM-dependent DNA methyltransferase codes for MQYENLSAFYDRLTDDQPYDLWLDLIQETLQQQKVSRVLDIGCGTGTLTQHFTQFADEVIGMDLSVEMLALAKQKTSQVQWIEGDMSDFNLNTDFDLITILCDSLNYLANETAVMATFEHVYQHLNSDGYLIFDVHTTHKMTHQFNGQVYLDDREDLTLVWQTEPAEAPYSVWHDLTFFILNKAQTYVRQDESQYQRTFEKDEYIDMLNHVGFNHIETFYDFNRDTQDPESDRLFFIVKK; via the coding sequence ATGCAGTATGAAAATTTAAGTGCATTTTACGACCGACTCACAGATGATCAACCTTATGATCTGTGGCTCGATTTGATACAAGAGACACTTCAACAACAAAAGGTTTCTCGTGTGCTCGACATCGGTTGTGGCACAGGGACTTTGACACAGCATTTCACACAATTTGCTGATGAAGTCATTGGTATGGATTTAAGTGTTGAAATGTTAGCTCTAGCCAAACAAAAAACGAGTCAAGTGCAATGGATTGAAGGAGACATGTCGGATTTTAATCTGAATACCGACTTTGATTTAATTACAATTCTTTGTGACAGTTTGAATTATTTAGCTAATGAAACAGCTGTGATGGCAACATTTGAACATGTTTATCAACATTTGAATTCAGATGGCTATCTCATTTTCGACGTCCATACTACGCATAAAATGACACATCAGTTTAACGGACAAGTTTATCTTGATGACCGTGAAGATTTAACATTAGTATGGCAAACTGAACCTGCTGAAGCACCATACAGTGTTTGGCATGATTTAACATTCTTTATATTAAATAAAGCACAAACTTACGTCAGGCAAGATGAATCACAATATCAGCGCACTTTTGAAAAGGATGAGTATATTGATATGCTGAATCATGTCGGTTTTAATCACATCGAAACATTTTATGATTTTAATCGAGACACACAAGATCCAGAAAGTGATCGCTTATTCTTTATTGTAAAAAAATAA
- the rsfS gene encoding ribosome silencing factor — MNAKDLLMLTVEAADAKKAEDIISLNMSGVSDLTDYFVVCHGNNERQVQAIARAVKESAESHQIEVKRMEGFNEARWILVDLTDVVVHVFHKDERSYYNLEKLYQDVEMLGYKEVINS; from the coding sequence ATGAACGCAAAAGATTTATTAATGTTAACAGTTGAAGCAGCCGATGCAAAAAAAGCAGAAGATATTATTTCGCTTAATATGAGCGGTGTTTCTGATCTCACTGACTACTTTGTTGTATGTCATGGGAATAACGAAAGACAAGTTCAAGCAATTGCTCGTGCTGTTAAAGAAAGTGCTGAGTCACACCAAATTGAAGTGAAACGTATGGAAGGTTTTAATGAAGCACGTTGGATACTTGTAGATTTAACGGATGTTGTTGTACATGTCTTCCACAAAGACGAACGCAGTTATTACAATCTTGAAAAATTGTATCAAGATGTTGAAATGTTGGGTTATAAAGAGGTCATTAACTCATAA